Part of the Centroberyx gerrardi isolate f3 chromosome 11, fCenGer3.hap1.cur.20231027, whole genome shotgun sequence genome is shown below.
TGGATCCAACTTCATATCTCCCTAGCATCATGAAATCATCACTGACCTCATGAGGACAGATTTGTGTAGTAAAGGCAGTGATAGATTGTATTGATCCAGCATCCTAGAATCATTTGTTCTCTGCCCTCTCAATAGACTTACTTTGCCTTGTGAAGCAGTAATCTCACCCATGTTCTTTGTTTCCCCCATTTTCTTATTTTGCTCTGCTCTGTGGAAAATCATTGGTATATGTATGACTTGCAGATGGAGAATAATTCTACAATCCccccatcataactcaaaatacttACACTTCAGAGTTCACAAATAATACACACGTGAACAAACTTTTACAGCTTCACAATAAATTGTAAGCCCATATTTAGCTGACATACACTGTCAGTGTTTGTATCAGGAGTTGTCCTATTGGTACattaatttgaaatgaataaatatctTCGATCtcatgaaaaaaatgtcagtattaGGGCATCTGTAGCATTATACTCTGATTCTGCATTGGACCTGTAAGAGGCGGAAAGACAAACTGCATTTAAAATATGGCTAATACATCATTTAGCAGCCTAATACTATCTATTATTTGTGTCAGAAATATTCAGCAATGGTTTGCCTTATGTAGTTTCTTTAAAAACCCATTTCATTATACATACCCTTAAATATTCTCGTACGAAAATTGAAGGAGAATGCCTGGAGGTATTTTTGCTTTTGCTGCCAGGCATTCAACAGCTCACATGTTATTAAAATGAGCAACACATGTCAATAAACGATCTTTTGGTAAGTCATAGTGGTTTTATTGTTTAAGAGTGTGTTTTGAAAGCATGTGAAAAAAGTCAGACAGTAATCATGATCAATGTCCCCTATCTACAACCAATCTATATCAATTTCCCTGCTCTATAATAAAACCTATATAATTTTTTAATCAAGAAAATTCATGTTCTACAAGCTAATGCATTACAGATCTGTACACACTCACTAACACAAacgtgcgcatacacacacaaacatgcacacaccagaCATTCAAACATGACAGGGAGAAAATCAAAAATGAATCCAAGTAATCCACAATATTGCACTGCCAAGCAAGACTGTACAACTATTGGAGTTTTTCAGTAGAAATTCACTGAGTAAAACAATTTAATTCAGTAATCCATTGAGTATCCACATCCTGTGTCAGACAATGTCCACAACGAAAGAATAGTTTCCTCCTGGTCATGTGCTGATGATCTCATTTAGAGACATACCCCTGTACCAGAGGATCATGAGCCCCATCCACAATGTGTTAGATCTACCAGTCCCCAAGGTGTGAAATAAACCTTGCTTGCTGCCAggagaggctttgcagttgcacaAATCTAGCAACCACAGCTGCATGGCATCATCATGCAGGTCCAGTGGAGAAATGGCTGTGCACAAATGTCTAAATACATTACAATCAGGCTAGAAAAGAGAGATACTTGAAAACATTGTCGTGGTGTGGTGTAGGTCCATTCAGTGACATTATGTCTTAGTCTGAAGGtaaatttgtttccaaattgaGTGTTTTGCGTAGTAAAATGTCTTTTTAGCCCTCAACTCTACTCCAAAAtactgagttgtagcttgagaagagtgaGCTCAGTtaaactgaacaaactgttggtttttggctttgttagctagctaactagcccgcaggctaatttagcaaagcaaccaatgtagATGCAACTACTACTGTTGCTTCTACtagttagctagtgtgcaaattaTATATGTTCCCAACAACAgtagttagctgaccagataggCTTACTGTGATTTGCTAGCTAACATGCTCATCTGAgtgatcagatgtatcagtgacaaaatgatcagttcccagtcaaaaacagcacagagattaaccatgtctattcactTATATTGAGACAGCCTAAGCCaaattgtacatttagaaacgtaatcagctgttctcagcctttgttgcccaagagctgaggacctccaatatggccgctaGAGGGTGTGTTGCGTCATCTGAAAGCCCAAAACCTCCTTGGAAATGTCCCACAGTTTGAAGGCTTGTCAACCCCTATGTGAAGTGACCTCTTTTGTCAAAGGTTCGAAACTCTAACAAGCAGCATATTTTGAGCAAAACATAGAAGTAACCTATAAATTGTGAGAATCTATACAGAAAATGAACTTGATTGGTGATAACTACAGTAGATGCGCATGTTTTCCATCTCAAGTGGCAGACTGTTTCTGTCGCCCACACCAATTGAAGCATTTAAAGTAATGATACAATTCTCGTTACATACTGGACATCCATCACTGACTATGTGTGCAGCCACTTAAATGTTACCCACAGAAGGCAAAGATGGAGAAATTGACTTGTTTGCAATTGTGAAATCCCTGACCAAAAAGTTTAGGAAAACGTATCAATCATATTGAACTTTAAATCACCACATGAAAAGGAAACAATCATCGTTTTACCCTTTCAGCCAATCATGTTCAATGTTATATTGACATTTTGGAtgattcaaaaacaaacaaaattcatGCCATCCAGTATTGCTAGGTCCACTTATTACCCTGCCAATCATTGCTAATCCATGCCCTTTCCCCCCAGAAGCTAGAGTAGATACTTATTGTGTGTAGAGCTCTCTGGGGACATAGTCAGATCAGTAAGGTCTTTATCCATGCTTGCTTGTCTATGTCCGTGTTGAGGAACAAGCCCGGGAAGAGATGCTGAcagggaggcggagaggaaGTCCAACAGACTATCAGGATGCTCTGTTCCTGCTGCTTCTGGAGAGGGGGCAAACAGCGGAGAAGGTGGCGACGTTTCATCTTCTATGTTGCGTAAAGACATCGGGTTTCGCGGTGGGTTGTTATGCGTCTTAATGTTTCTCCCGTCGCGATCCTTCTCTTTGtcatcctcacctctcctcttgcTCTGTTGGTGGCTGTTGCTGACGCCTTTGAGTTGATTGAAGTCTAGGCTGGGGTAGGAACCCGACTTGGTCATGGCCTGGAGGAGTTTCTCAAGGCTGTTGGAGCCTTCGTTGGAGACATGCTGACCGGCCTGGGCCACCTGGCATAGGAGATTGGTGTGCTGACGGAGCTGAGCGATTTCCCTCTCGGTGGCAGCGCTCTGCTTCAGCAGCTCCTTGGTGCGCAGCGTGATGGCCAGCAGGCCCGACTGGTTCAGGATCTCGGCGGTGTTGAGGAAACGCCGTTGGCGCATGGACGAACACGCTGGCTGGGAGTCGGAAAGGGAACTGCCCACCGCCGCCTCAGGGGCCGGGCGGTAGGGGCTGTGTGccacggaggaggaggaagaggaagaggagggacaggaggaTGGGGGGGAGTCAGAGGAGAAATGTGGGTAGGGTGTCTGGGAGCTGGAGACAGAGGGCGAGCCCATGCTGTCAGAGCGGGAGCTTTGGTGGCTGTGGTGGAATTTGGGCTGGGTGGTGGAGGAGGCGCGGCCCGGCAGTGGGCAGTGTGATGGGTTGGGGAAGGAGCTGTGACCGCCTCTGGCTTTATACTGGGAATGGGAGTGGGAATGGACTCGACCCTCTTTctggtggtgctgctgttgGGGCTTTGGGAGGTGGCTGGTGGTAGATACggcttccttcttcccttcttcaGTGCACACCCTCTTGCTCTGGCTCTGACCCTCACTGCCGCTCTCCATCACCCCCCATGCCCCACTTGCACCCATGCCCTCATGGCTCTCTTTCCTGGGGTGGGGGGCAATGCGGGGGTAAGAATTGAGGATGGGCAGATATAAGGTCTTGCTGCTGTGGTTCTTGTTGCTGCGACTGCCTCCTTTCTTAATTTGGCCTTGTGGTTTAGCTAGAGTCGAGGATGGGGTAGAGGTGGAAGAGGACGGGGCAGGCATTGCTGGCTGTTGGATCAGTAAGAGCTGGGTGGGCGCCTTGGCACCAGTAAGGCTGTGCCAACCTCCCCCCCATGCCAGGGGGCTATGCAGAAGCTGCTCTGGTCTGGACTGTACCACCGGGAGGTTGTGATTGGGGATTTTTTGTGAGTAGCAATTGGggatcagagagaaagagcaaaagatGTGGAGGAGGTTAAAATCACAAAGAGATAAACAGTAGgagacacaaaaatgaaaaataactgagACCATGAAATTTTGTTAACAGAGGGCAGCCTTAAAGCAGAGATTAATAGTCGTAAATATTGTATTCAGTAGTACAGTACTTACAATAGACGGTCTGCCAAAAGAGGATAAACTTAAACAACTTAAATTCAGTGAAAATTCAAGTAGATAATTTTGAATTGCCCCATAATTGCAATATATTAATTATAATATAGTCATTTAGTATTTAGACCAAAAAAAATGGGAAGTGGGTAAGAGATTCCTATTTGGATTCTACTATTTAAGCTTGAAACAGGTAAAAATTCCCTATCAATTCATGGTAATATTTTAGGGTATTCACACATCCACAAACAATGGTGTAGGCATGTTGGGAAATA
Proteins encoded:
- the LOC139931381 gene encoding CLOCK-interacting pacemaker-like; protein product: MPKEQGHFGERVARNTSKNAKDKSNSATLRASQGGAHRDQSRMGNMSNRMLRCDSEKDSEKDSGYSEAGSDSVQTDVDDQRSSVSARHRESSKGCNNNNAHNMAPYEELTPIYVIENLVVKPSRPEQLLHSPLAWGGGWHSLTGAKAPTQLLLIQQPAMPAPSSSTSTPSSTLAKPQGQIKKGGSRSNKNHSSKTLYLPILNSYPRIAPHPRKESHEGMGASGAWGVMESGSEGQSQSKRVCTEEGKKEAVSTTSHLPKPQQQHHQKEGRVHSHSHSQYKARGGHSSFPNPSHCPLPGRASSTTQPKFHHSHQSSRSDSMGSPSVSSSQTPYPHFSSDSPPSSCPSSSSSSSSVAHSPYRPAPEAAVGSSLSDSQPACSSMRQRRFLNTAEILNQSGLLAITLRTKELLKQSAATEREIAQLRQHTNLLCQVAQAGQHVSNEGSNSLEKLLQAMTKSGSYPSLDFNQLKGVSNSHQQSKRRGEDDKEKDRDGRNIKTHNNPPRNPMSLRNIEDETSPPSPLFAPSPEAAGTEHPDSLLDFLSASLSASLPGLVPQHGHRQASMDKDLTDLTMSPESSTHNKYLL